The following proteins are encoded in a genomic region of Salminus brasiliensis chromosome 25, fSalBra1.hap2, whole genome shotgun sequence:
- the LOC140548236 gene encoding uncharacterized protein, with protein MNVEEIIDECRRKQHESLNMSHRGLVVLPARLSKLTRLKRLLVNDNHLLLPPEEVLQLEALEELVLDGNHLTMLPTAMGSLKHLTYLGLSHNPLSVLPEALGELRELKELWAVGCSLQLMPSSVGKLSKLQKLGLNNNSIMTLPPELGNLQSLQWLNLADNKLQDVPDSFNNLRSLVFISLDENGFEHVPPALTEMAGLRVLLMKFNSITSLDDDLILGFSQLIKLDLRQNPLTDRPRHWKGLDFILLGTIKGTIDNT; from the exons CGAAGAAAGCAGCACGAGTCGTTAAACATGAGCCACCGTGGTTTAGTGGTCCTTCCAGCCCGGCTTTCCAAACTCACACGTCTGAAAAGACTGCTGGTGAACGACAACCACCTCCTTTTGCCCCCTGAGGAG GTTCTGCAGCTTGAGGCGCTTGAGGAGCTGGTTCTGGATGGAAACCACCTAACAATGCTTCCTACTGCCATGGGCTCTCTGAAACACCTGACCTACCTGGGACTGAGCCACAACCCTTTATCAGTCCTTCCTGAGGCCTTGGGAGAGCTCAGGGAGCTGAAGGAGCTCTGGGCTGTAGGTTGCAGCCTCCAGTTGATGCCTTCCTCTGTGGGGAAACTCAGCAAGCTCCAAAAACTTGGTCTCAATAACAATTCGATCATGACCCTGCCACCAGAACTCGGGAACCTCCAAAGTCTACAGTGGTTGAACTTGGCTGATAATAAACTACAGGACGTCCCGGACAGTTTTAATAATTTGCGGTCTCTGGTCTTCATCAGTTTGGATGAGAACGGCTTTGAGCACGTACCCCCAGCGCTCACAG AGATGGCCGGCCTTCGAGTTCTGCTTATGAAGTTTAACAGTATTACCTCACTGGATGATGACCTGATCCTCGGCTTTAGTCAACTTATAAAACTTGACCTCAGACAAAACCCATTAACGGACAGGCCGCGTCACTGGAAG GGATTGGACTTCATACTGCTAGGTACCATTAAAGGAACCATTGATAATACCTGA